In one Streptomyces marincola genomic region, the following are encoded:
- the rpmI gene encoding 50S ribosomal protein L35, whose protein sequence is MPKNKTHSGTSKRFKVTGSGKVMRQRAGRRHYLEHKSSTLTRRLAGTTETAPADAKRIKKLLGM, encoded by the coding sequence ATGCCGAAGAACAAGACGCACAGCGGTACCAGCAAGCGCTTCAAGGTGACTGGTTCCGGCAAGGTGATGCGCCAGCGCGCCGGTCGCCGCCACTACTTGGAGCACAAGTCGTCGACGCTGACCCGTCGCCTCGCCGGCACCACGGAGACGGCCCCGGCCGACGCCAAGAGGATCAAGAAGCTTCTCGGCATGTGA
- the infC gene encoding translation initiation factor IF-3 has product MSARHPCGANRGGPISAEPRINDRIRVPEVRLVGPSGEQVGIVPLAKALELAQEYDLDLVEVAANARPPVCKLMDYGKFKYESAMKAREARKNQAHTVIKEMKLRPKIDPHDYDTKKGHVVRFLKQGDKVKITIMFRGREQSRPELGYRLLQRLAEDVQDLGFVESNPKQDGRNMIMVLGPHKKKTEAMAEAREAQAARKAERQQGKASA; this is encoded by the coding sequence CTGTCCGCCAGGCATCCGTGCGGCGCCAACCGAGGAGGCCCCATCAGCGCCGAGCCCCGTATCAACGACCGGATTCGCGTCCCCGAGGTGCGACTCGTCGGTCCCAGCGGCGAGCAGGTCGGCATCGTGCCGCTTGCCAAGGCCCTGGAGCTTGCCCAGGAGTACGACCTGGACCTGGTCGAGGTGGCGGCGAACGCCCGCCCGCCGGTGTGCAAGCTCATGGACTACGGAAAGTTCAAGTACGAGTCGGCCATGAAGGCCCGTGAGGCGCGCAAGAACCAGGCGCACACGGTCATCAAGGAGATGAAGCTCCGGCCGAAGATCGATCCGCACGACTACGACACCAAGAAGGGTCACGTCGTCCGGTTCCTCAAGCAGGGGGACAAGGTCAAGATCACGATCATGTTCCGCGGTCGTGAGCAGTCCCGCCCGGAGCTGGGATACCGGCTGTTGCAGCGGCTCGCCGAGGATGTCCAGGACCTGGGCTTCGTTGAGTCCAACCCGAAGCAGGACGGGCGGAACATGATCATGGTTCTCGGTCCGCACAAGAAGAAGACCGAGGCCATGGCAGAGGCCAGGGAGGCCCAGGCCGCCCGCAAGGCCGAGCGCCAGCAGGGCAAGGCGTCCGCCTGA
- a CDS encoding DUF1844 domain-containing protein, whose protein sequence is MSDPSEHGDRVGGMARDIAEVPAAELITTVAVHLMSSAAVSLGLAEDGERHRDLDEARKLITALAGLVTASAPDLGPQHAAPLRDGLKSLQLAFREESAVPDEPGAGPGEAFTGPLPR, encoded by the coding sequence ATGAGCGACCCCAGCGAGCACGGCGACCGCGTCGGCGGCATGGCCCGCGACATCGCGGAGGTGCCGGCGGCCGAGCTGATCACCACGGTCGCGGTGCACCTGATGAGTTCGGCCGCGGTCAGCCTCGGCCTGGCGGAGGACGGCGAGCGGCACCGGGACCTGGACGAGGCCCGCAAGCTGATCACGGCGCTCGCCGGCCTGGTCACGGCCAGCGCGCCCGACCTCGGCCCCCAGCACGCCGCGCCCCTGCGGGACGGCCTGAAGTCGCTCCAGCTCGCCTTCCGCGAGGAGTCCGCGGTACCGGACGAGCCGGGCGCGGGCCCGGGCGAGGCGTTCACCGGTCCGCTTCCCCGCTAG
- a CDS encoding MIP/aquaporin family protein: protein MSAETEPQPLAAEFLGTLVLVFFAVGSAVLAGEYIGTLGIALAFGLTLVALVWALGPVSGAHVNPAVTLGVLLSGRMGLRTAGLYWAAQFLGAVVGAALLFLVAHQVPGLETSEAFGTNGYGDRSAVGLSTGGAFVAEAMLAFLLVFVWLSVSRGLLLERLDGLPVGLALGVVHLVGIPLTGASLNPARSLGPALFAGGDALVQLWLFILAPLVGAALGVIAHRVVHPQEDEWLTERKAGRRGRGPGGEASGEADR from the coding sequence ATGTCCGCGGAGACAGAACCGCAACCGCTCGCGGCGGAATTCCTCGGCACGCTGGTCCTCGTCTTCTTCGCCGTCGGTTCCGCGGTACTGGCCGGCGAGTACATCGGCACGCTGGGCATAGCCCTGGCCTTCGGGCTCACCCTGGTCGCCCTCGTCTGGGCGCTCGGCCCGGTCTCGGGCGCGCACGTCAACCCGGCCGTGACGCTCGGCGTGCTGCTGTCGGGCCGGATGGGGCTGCGGACCGCGGGCCTGTACTGGGCGGCGCAGTTCCTGGGCGCCGTCGTCGGCGCCGCGCTGCTCTTCCTCGTCGCCCACCAGGTGCCGGGACTTGAGACGAGCGAGGCGTTCGGCACCAACGGCTACGGCGACAGGTCGGCGGTCGGCCTCTCGACCGGCGGCGCCTTCGTCGCGGAGGCGATGCTGGCGTTCCTGCTCGTCTTCGTGTGGCTCTCGGTCAGCCGCGGCCTGCTGCTCGAACGGCTCGACGGGCTGCCCGTCGGCCTGGCGCTCGGCGTCGTGCACCTCGTGGGCATTCCCCTGACCGGCGCCTCCCTCAACCCCGCGCGGAGCCTGGGGCCCGCGCTGTTCGCGGGCGGGGACGCGCTGGTGCAGCTGTGGCTGTTCATCCTGGCGCCCCTGGTCGGCGCGGCCCTCGGGGTGATCGCGCACCGGGTCGTCCACCCGCAGGAGGACGAGTGGCTCACCGAGCGTAAGGCCGGCAGGCGGGGGCGCGGGCCGGGCGGGGAGGCTAGCGGGGAAGCGGACCGGTGA
- a CDS encoding SseB family protein, producing the protein MALKNIPRPAFADDDGTADPALRRALAAYARDRAAEPAVLAALAGARLLVPVVAVLGEAETGPDGLRREKSSDMAVLTLEVPDGRRALPVFTSTDSLARWREDARPVAVTVRQALSAAVQEGAGALVLDLAGPVTYTLAGPALRTVAADGGPAVGPDVERAVHDVLAAEPAVVAARLVPGGDADGTLALVLDARAPAEETVGGLARALAAHEVLRTRLVRGLRIALLPPGSEVPGGPTYRR; encoded by the coding sequence GTGGCGCTCAAGAACATCCCGCGACCGGCGTTCGCCGACGACGACGGAACGGCCGACCCGGCCCTGCGGCGGGCACTCGCCGCATACGCCCGCGACCGGGCGGCCGAGCCGGCCGTCCTGGCCGCGCTGGCCGGCGCCCGGCTGCTCGTGCCCGTGGTCGCGGTGCTCGGCGAGGCCGAGACCGGCCCGGACGGGCTGCGCAGGGAGAAGAGCAGCGACATGGCCGTGCTCACCCTTGAGGTCCCCGACGGCAGGCGGGCCCTGCCGGTCTTCACCTCAACGGACTCCCTCGCCCGGTGGCGCGAGGACGCGCGCCCCGTCGCCGTCACCGTGCGGCAGGCCCTGTCGGCGGCCGTCCAGGAGGGCGCGGGAGCGCTCGTGCTCGATCTCGCGGGCCCGGTCACCTACACCCTGGCGGGACCCGCGCTGCGCACGGTGGCCGCCGACGGCGGCCCCGCCGTGGGCCCGGACGTCGAACGCGCCGTGCACGACGTGCTCGCGGCGGAACCGGCGGTCGTGGCCGCCCGCCTCGTGCCCGGCGGTGACGCGGACGGCACTCTGGCCCTCGTGCTCGACGCGCGGGCGCCCGCGGAGGAGACCGTCGGCGGCCTCGCCCGCGCCCTGGCCGCGCACGAGGTGCTGCGCACGCGCCTGGTCCGCGGCCTGCGCATCGCCCTGCTGCCGCCGGGGAGCGAGGTCCCCGGGGGGCCGACCTACCGGCGCTGA
- a CDS encoding serine hydrolase: MNLPRRFRPALVVHTALATTLLAITVAGDAGPPPRGPEDLPRPVDDAAPGDAVPDAALRPASPGPGGTSRSLLAPRSGPDFVLAEAMGPLLAGGPARISVSVQPLAGGRGASFGDERFDTASIVKVDILAALLLQAQDAGRALTPAERSRAEVMIRNSDNEATDALWLSIGGAAGLDTANRRLGLAATTGGAGGHWGLTQTTSKDQVALLRAIFGERSALAPASRAYIRDLMGGVVDGQRWGVSAAADGAFELKNGWLPRTGTELWDINSIGRVTAGGRDYLVAVVSDGHATREEGIAAVEAAAEAAVASLTAADGPAARPEV; the protein is encoded by the coding sequence ATGAATCTGCCGCGGCGTTTCCGCCCTGCCCTGGTGGTGCACACGGCGCTCGCGACCACGCTGCTCGCCATCACCGTCGCCGGGGACGCGGGCCCGCCGCCGCGGGGTCCTGAGGACCTGCCGCGGCCGGTGGACGACGCCGCGCCGGGCGACGCGGTGCCGGACGCCGCCCTCCGGCCGGCGTCCCCAGGACCGGGCGGCACCTCGCGGAGCCTGCTGGCGCCGCGCTCCGGCCCCGACTTCGTGCTCGCCGAGGCCATGGGCCCGCTGCTCGCCGGCGGCCCGGCGCGGATCTCCGTCTCGGTGCAGCCGCTCGCGGGCGGGCGGGGCGCGTCGTTCGGCGACGAGCGGTTCGACACCGCGAGCATCGTCAAGGTCGACATCCTGGCGGCGCTGCTGCTCCAGGCGCAGGACGCGGGGCGCGCGTTGACCCCGGCGGAGCGGTCGCGGGCCGAGGTGATGATCCGGAACAGCGACAACGAGGCGACCGACGCGCTGTGGCTGTCCATAGGCGGCGCCGCGGGCCTCGACACGGCCAACCGGCGGCTCGGCCTGGCCGCCACCACCGGGGGCGCCGGGGGGCACTGGGGCCTCACCCAGACCACGAGCAAGGACCAGGTGGCGCTGCTGCGCGCGATATTCGGTGAGCGGTCCGCGCTCGCCCCGGCCTCGCGCGCCTACATCCGCGACCTGATGGGCGGCGTCGTGGACGGCCAGCGGTGGGGGGTCTCCGCGGCGGCCGACGGCGCGTTCGAGCTGAAGAACGGCTGGCTGCCGCGGACCGGCACCGAGCTGTGGGACATCAACAGCATCGGCCGGGTCACCGCGGGCGGCCGGGACTACCTGGTGGCCGTGGTGTCCGACGGGCACGCGACGCGCGAGGAGGGCATCGCGGCGGTCGAGGCGGCGGCGGAGGCCGCCGTGGCGTCGCTCACCGCGGCGGATGGCCCGGCCGCGCGGCCGGAGGTCTGA
- the mycP gene encoding type VII secretion-associated serine protease mycosin: MTGGSRARGALALACVLAVAPLPATAARADSIRDQQQWALDAINAPAAWQTTRGHGVTVAVLDTGVDPTHPDLAGAVRRGTDFVGMGAEPGDPEWAAHGTAMAGIIAGRGHGAGRDSGIIGVAPEATVLPVRVLLEDDDPQRDEAREARSGALADGIRWAADQGADVINLSLGDDSESAHPDPAEDAAVRYALARGAVVVASAGNGGERGDPVSYPAGYPGVIAVAAVDRGGRPAEFSTRRWYATVCAPGKDVIVADPDREYYTGWGTSAAAAFVSGSAALLLAAHPELTPAQVRDLLASTAQDPPREGRNDAIGSGTVDPAAAIEAAAGLTGRPLEPAAGPHGAEYFGPGPREEAAGSGGTAWLAPVSGGIGVLLLGASGALLTGRIARRRGGLRPPAARPGHPPR, from the coding sequence GTGACCGGCGGGTCCCGCGCGCGCGGCGCCCTGGCCCTGGCCTGTGTGCTGGCCGTCGCGCCGCTGCCCGCGACGGCGGCCCGCGCCGACTCGATACGCGACCAGCAGCAGTGGGCCCTGGACGCCATCAACGCGCCCGCCGCCTGGCAGACGACCCGGGGCCACGGCGTCACCGTCGCCGTGCTCGACACCGGCGTCGACCCCACCCACCCCGACCTGGCCGGCGCGGTGCGCCGGGGCACGGACTTCGTCGGCATGGGCGCCGAGCCCGGCGACCCGGAGTGGGCCGCGCACGGCACGGCCATGGCCGGCATCATCGCCGGCCGCGGCCACGGCGCGGGCCGCGACTCGGGCATCATCGGCGTCGCCCCCGAGGCCACCGTGCTGCCCGTCCGCGTGCTGCTCGAAGACGACGACCCGCAGCGGGACGAGGCCCGGGAGGCGCGTTCCGGCGCGCTCGCCGACGGCATCAGGTGGGCCGCCGACCAGGGCGCCGACGTCATCAACCTCTCCCTGGGCGACGACAGCGAGTCCGCCCACCCCGACCCGGCCGAGGACGCCGCCGTCCGCTACGCCCTCGCCCGGGGCGCGGTCGTCGTCGCCTCGGCCGGCAACGGCGGCGAACGCGGCGACCCCGTCTCCTACCCGGCCGGCTACCCCGGCGTCATCGCGGTCGCCGCGGTGGACCGCGGCGGACGCCCCGCGGAGTTCTCCACGCGCCGCTGGTACGCCACCGTCTGCGCGCCGGGCAAGGACGTGATCGTCGCGGACCCCGACCGCGAGTACTACACCGGCTGGGGAACGTCCGCCGCCGCCGCGTTCGTCTCCGGCTCCGCCGCCCTGCTGCTCGCCGCCCACCCGGAACTGACCCCGGCCCAGGTGCGCGACCTGCTCGCGAGCACCGCGCAGGACCCGCCGCGCGAGGGCCGCAACGACGCCATCGGCAGCGGAACGGTCGACCCGGCCGCCGCGATCGAGGCCGCCGCCGGACTCACCGGCCGGCCCCTGGAACCGGCCGCGGGCCCGCACGGCGCCGAGTACTTCGGCCCCGGCCCGCGCGAGGAGGCCGCCGGCTCCGGCGGCACGGCCTGGCTCGCGCCGGTCTCCGGCGGCATCGGCGTGCTGCTGCTCGGCGCCTCGGGCGCGCTGCTCACCGGGCGGATCGCCCGCCGGCGGGGCGGGCTCAGACCTCCGGCCGCGCGGCCGGGCCATCCGCCGCGGTGA
- a CDS encoding DUF2510 domain-containing protein, whose protein sequence is MSATTPPGWYSDPSHTGQGPAPERWWDGSAWTDHTREAGTNPAVPATAPGSTPPGAAPFPPGGTPGAPPPPPFAPRATARRGPRAGIVVGGLALAAALVAGALVLPGDGDGRPAGVGALAEGDEESGDDAREGGSHTEAAPGGVALPLLDGWEEMGQDGGAAVGIGPHPCPGGGTATCLRAGVSLGFIPGAANVPPEEYVRADIGAAESASYGEDTYGAITEREEVLAEAATFAGQDGYRVRTRIETASGTAAHVESAAFPAPDGSGGLVVIRAGFDIGDEAPPPEDIDRVVLGVRAAAPGAGTEV, encoded by the coding sequence GTGAGCGCAACGACTCCGCCCGGGTGGTACTCCGACCCGAGCCACACCGGCCAGGGGCCCGCACCGGAACGCTGGTGGGACGGCTCCGCGTGGACCGATCACACCCGCGAGGCCGGGACGAATCCCGCCGTCCCCGCGACCGCGCCGGGCAGCACGCCGCCCGGCGCGGCGCCGTTCCCGCCCGGCGGGACGCCCGGCGCGCCGCCCCCGCCGCCGTTCGCCCCGCGGGCCACGGCCCGCCGGGGCCCGCGGGCCGGCATCGTCGTCGGCGGCCTCGCGCTCGCCGCCGCGCTCGTGGCCGGGGCGCTGGTCCTGCCGGGCGACGGGGACGGCCGGCCCGCGGGCGTGGGCGCCCTCGCCGAGGGGGACGAGGAGTCGGGGGACGACGCCCGCGAGGGCGGCTCGCACACCGAGGCCGCGCCCGGGGGCGTCGCCCTGCCGCTCCTCGACGGCTGGGAGGAGATGGGGCAGGACGGCGGCGCCGCCGTCGGCATCGGCCCCCACCCCTGCCCGGGCGGCGGGACCGCCACCTGCCTGCGCGCCGGCGTGAGCCTGGGCTTCATACCCGGGGCCGCGAACGTCCCGCCCGAGGAGTACGTGCGGGCCGACATCGGCGCGGCCGAGAGCGCCTCGTACGGCGAGGACACCTACGGGGCCATCACCGAGCGGGAGGAAGTGCTCGCCGAGGCCGCCACGTTCGCCGGGCAGGACGGATACCGCGTCCGCACCCGCATCGAAACGGCCTCGGGCACCGCCGCCCACGTCGAGTCCGCGGCCTTCCCCGCGCCCGACGGCAGCGGCGGGCTCGTCGTCATCCGCGCCGGCTTCGACATCGGGGACGAGGCGCCGCCGCCCGAGGACATCGACCGCGTCGTCCTCGGCGTGCGGGCCGCCGCGCCCGGGGCAGGTACCGAAGTCTGA
- a CDS encoding gamma-glutamyl-gamma-aminobutyrate hydrolase family protein, translating into MRPPLIGVSTYLEDSVRWGVWHDSAALLPAGYHRLVRRAGGLAVLLPPDEAPAAVAAVTRLDGLVIAGGPDVDPACYGAARDPRTGPPAPERDRWELALIEAALDRRLPLLGVCRGMQLLNVALGGSLRQHVDGHAGPPGVFTEHEVRPVAGTSLAAVLPGPFAVTAYHHQAVDVLGHGLVASAFAPDGTVEAVELPVPGGLVLGVQWHPEAGGGPHDVAVMRALTGAATAGAARSPGVPGPAGPPGG; encoded by the coding sequence GTGCGACCACCCTTGATCGGCGTCAGCACCTATCTGGAGGATTCTGTCCGCTGGGGGGTGTGGCACGACTCGGCGGCACTGCTGCCGGCCGGCTACCACCGGCTGGTGCGGCGCGCGGGCGGCCTCGCGGTCCTGCTGCCGCCGGACGAGGCGCCCGCGGCGGTGGCCGCGGTGACCCGGCTCGACGGGCTGGTGATCGCGGGCGGCCCCGACGTCGACCCGGCCTGCTACGGCGCGGCGCGCGATCCGCGCACCGGCCCGCCCGCGCCGGAGCGGGACCGCTGGGAGCTGGCCCTGATCGAGGCGGCGCTCGACCGGCGGCTGCCCCTGCTCGGGGTGTGCCGGGGCATGCAGTTGCTGAACGTGGCGCTCGGCGGCAGCCTGCGCCAGCACGTCGACGGCCACGCCGGGCCGCCCGGCGTCTTCACCGAGCACGAGGTGCGGCCCGTCGCCGGAACGTCGCTCGCCGCGGTGCTGCCCGGGCCGTTCGCCGTGACCGCCTACCACCACCAGGCGGTCGACGTGCTCGGCCACGGCCTGGTCGCGTCCGCCTTCGCGCCGGACGGCACGGTCGAGGCGGTCGAACTGCCCGTTCCCGGCGGCCTCGTGCTGGGCGTGCAGTGGCACCCGGAGGCGGGCGGCGGTCCGCACGACGTGGCGGTCATGCGGGCCCTGACCGGCGCCGCGACCGCCGGGGCGGCCCGCTCGCCCGGGGTGCCGGGGCCCGCCGGCCCGCCCGGCGGCTGA
- a CDS encoding helical backbone metal receptor: MVSLVPSLTEAVAATAPGLLAGATDWCAHPEDLEVARVGGTKNPDVARIVALRPGLVLANEEENRRPDLDALRAAGLDVLVTRVRSLPEAFTELTRVLAACGLPGPPWLERAEAAWRAAVPADRDRAAVVPVWRRPWMVLGRDTFAGDVLRRLGVRNVYADHAERYPRVPLAELTAPGRADLVVLPDEPYAFSADDGPEAFPGLPAALVSGRHLTWYGPSLAEAPAVLGAALAAAR, from the coding sequence GTGGTCTCCCTCGTGCCGTCGCTGACCGAGGCGGTCGCGGCGACCGCGCCCGGGCTGCTCGCGGGGGCCACCGACTGGTGCGCCCACCCGGAGGACCTTGAGGTCGCCCGGGTGGGCGGCACTAAGAACCCCGACGTGGCGCGGATCGTCGCGCTGCGCCCCGGCCTCGTGCTCGCCAACGAGGAGGAGAACCGGCGGCCCGACCTGGACGCGCTCAGGGCCGCGGGGCTCGACGTCCTGGTCACCCGGGTGCGCTCGCTGCCCGAGGCGTTCACCGAGCTGACCCGCGTGCTCGCCGCCTGCGGCCTGCCCGGGCCGCCGTGGCTTGAACGGGCCGAGGCGGCCTGGCGGGCCGCGGTCCCGGCCGACCGCGACCGGGCCGCCGTGGTGCCGGTGTGGCGGCGCCCGTGGATGGTGCTCGGCCGGGACACCTTCGCGGGCGACGTGCTGCGCCGGCTCGGCGTGCGCAACGTGTACGCGGACCACGCCGAACGCTATCCGCGCGTCCCGCTCGCGGAACTGACCGCACCGGGCCGCGCCGACCTCGTCGTCCTGCCCGACGAGCCGTACGCCTTCTCGGCCGACGACGGGCCCGAGGCGTTCCCCGGACTGCCCGCCGCCCTCGTCAGCGGCCGGCACCTCACCTGGTACGGACCCTCCCTGGCCGAGGCGCCCGCCGTGCTGGGCGCGGCGCTCGCCGCCGCGCGCTGA